The region AATAATTTTGTAtcaaaattttgaaaatttcaataaaaaacctaaaaatttagacatttatgataaaaaattactgattttgaaaatttgaaatttaaataaaaaatttaaaatttccGATATCGTCCCAAAGAGGTGAAATTTGCATAAGAATACTGTAAATTTAAAAAATGAaagaatttttttataaaaacaATATTGTTTATTCATAAGCAATGGAGGTGCCAGATTCAAATAAAAGGGTGTCAAATTAAATGCTAGCATGATGGATCGGCGCTTGGGATCATTTTACAGTTGGGGAATGGGATGATCACTTACGGTTGGGGAATCTAATTTCTTTTACTTATGGACTATTTTTATGAGGTGAATTATTCTAAGTAAATATTCCTCCTACTAGATAGAGGAATCTCCTAAACTTGTATGGACCCAAAGTCTCAATTGAGATGGTTAATCAAAATAAATTTAGATTTTATTTTAGTTAGAAAAAGAAAAAGACAAGCAAATTTAAATTCTTCTGTAACAACAAGAAAAATCCGCAACGGTAACGCAGCTACGGTAAAGGTGGTAGCACAAAATCACACAAACCCCCCGTTTCCAAAAAAAACCGTCGTCGTCTTCCTCCCGTCGCTATCACCGACGTAGCTTCCTTCATCCACCTAAAATCATCAATGCTGGGTCCCGCCATTGCATTCACAGATCTTGACAGCGATTGATACTTGAAAGTTTAAACCTTTACATTACAACTCGTAAgtattattatatatttatttcaatttgatTAAGAATATTCTCATATCTCATATGAATAATTCATCAATTTGTTAGCACATTCGAATAATTCAAACCGAATATgctttcattttttatttcatttccAGAAACTCGTACATTTTAGGTTGTTTTGGAAATTCAATTCTGTTTTATTAGGTTAGAGGATTTTAAGAATTTTAACAAACAACGTTAATTTAGCAACATGCAAGCTTGGGGGAGGTTAGGAGGTTATATAAGACGCGGTGTGTGCAATGTTTCGGGGCCGTTTCTTCCGTTCGGCGGTGCTGTTGATATTATCGTTGTTCAGCAGAAAGATGGTAGCTTTAAATCTTCTCCTTGGTATGTTAGGTTTGGGAAATTTCATAGGGTTATGAAGGCGGCGAAGAGGGAAAAGGTTAAGGTTAGTGTTAGTGTTAATGGGGTTGAAACTGATTTTCATATGTGTTTGAGTCCTAAAGGGGAAGCTTTTTTTCTTCATGGGAATTTGCAACATggtgaaggagaagaagaagagcAAGAGGGACAAGATGAGGAAGAAGATGGGATAGGATCTATGTGGTGTTATGATGATATTCAAGTGAGTGGTAGTAATAAGAGGCAATTTAAGTCCAAAAGTTGTAACTTTCGTTCGGAGGTTCCGGTTGTAGATAGGACTAGTTCTCGCCGTTCAAGAATGTGTAGGCTTGTATTTGGGCCGAGTTCTGATGGTGGTGATGGTGAAGATGCGGATGCGGATTTAGTGGAGCGCGCTGAAATTGCAGCCAAGTTGTTGGATTTAAGGTGGTCTACAAATATCACTTTTGATGAACTTCCCTATCGGGAAAGAAAGAAGACTCAAGGTGATAAGTTGGACAAGGAGAGAGGCAAGACTGAAGAATCTGGTGAGGTTCTTCGCCTTGCAAGTGAAGTATGTGGAGAAGTTCATGTCCATGATAAGGTTTTGCACACTACAACTCTTCAGCTACCTGAGGTAAATGATGCTAATTTATTTCTCGATATTGTTAGAGCCGTTACTTTATGAGAATAGGAATTGGTGAAATGAGCAAGCAAAATTGTGGAGACTTAAAGAGTGTTCTGTTTTGGTTGTTGATATTGATACATTATAGTTATTGTTTAGGGTGGAAAAGCTGACGGAGTTACTAGGAGTGTCCATCTCGAGAGGCCGGTAACAGATTGTGGCATTTGTGATGTTGCGGATGTTGGAAGCAGGGCAAAGTTTCAAAAATCTCAGACTGTCAATATTGGTCGAAGGGATCGTTCTGTTAAGAAGGTTAGCGTAAATACTCCAACGTCTGAACAACTGTCATCCTTGAATCTGAAGGAAGGGAGGAACACAATAACCTTCTGTTTCTCTACACCTATGATGGGGATGCGGCAGGTTAGTAATGAATGCAATTCTTCATTATTATTGTTTGCTGACAAAGCTTACTTCTCTTGGGAGATAAAAATATAGAATAAGTGAAGAATAATGGCACCGTGGTTTACAATGTTAAAAACAGTTTTAATCAATGTGAAAGAGAAAAATCAAAAGATCTTATAATTCAAACAAAGATCTCCACTGTATAAAGTAGGATTACAACGACACTCTTAATATGGGAGAATTTCTCTTGTTCTTATTTAACTAGGTTGGTTTACAATATCTCTCACCAAATGTAAAAATGTGATAATACTCTATATAAGATTCTTGAATCCGAATTCAGTGTAGTCATAAAATCGTGCAGTCACCTACCGTCATTAAGATAGTTGGATACAGAGGGTATAATTTCTCCTTTTGTATTTTTGTTGTTAACTTGTTGAAATCTCTCTTTTATCATTGTTTATTAGATTGATGCTCGAATATTTTTGTGGAAATGGAATACTCGCATAGTGATATCAGATGTGGATGGGACAATTACAAGGTACGGATATATCTTATTGAAATGGAAACTGTTTTTCAAATACATTTTGTATTCTGACAGGGCATTGGTTAACATTTATTCTTTTGATAATTGCTTTCGTTTTCCTAGTTAATTTGGTCTTATCTTGCAGTTTGTTAGATTGTTGAGATCTCAATCTTGGACATCATGAGAACAGAGTAAAGAGAGAGAATATCTGTTTCTCTTAAAAGTATTATAGGAAAGAGTGCCATATATTACATAGCTAAGCTATTCACTATTCTGTTCTAACTGACAACTGTCAAGTAGGCTGTTACAAACAGACTCAGAGAATCTAACTGACCTAAACTTACTGAGTTATACTCTCTATTTTCCAATACAACAAAATATGCTTTGGAAGTTTGTATATCCATAAAAATGTTCCTCAGCAATTTTTGAAATATTGACAGAGTGAATCAATGGTTCCATATATTGTGTCCTATCTATGTATCTAGAGCTTCGATAAATTTCTCTGGAGCCTGCGGATAAGTTTTTTAATCAAAGGCAGTGTGTCTATCAACGGATACATTCTTCTGATATATGACATGGTTGAACAgtatgttatttattttattttatgttgCTGTGCAAGAAAATGATCTACAGTTCCCATTTTATTTGAGCTTTAGTACTtctcttcatcttctcttatCACCTGAAAAAGACTGAATATGGTCTCCACAGTCTGTGACTCTGTCTAGTGTATAGTGCTATTGGGATGCCAAGACCAAAGCATCTGCTTGTTCAGTTGTTTGCTTCTCTGCGTAAGGGAATCAGATATTATTCTTTATTCATCTAACGCCATCTAACGCCATAACATAATATGGTATCCACGGTCTGTGACTCTGTCTAGTGTATAGGGCATTAACATAGGAACATATCCCCATCTAATGCCATAACATAGTGCTTTTAGGAAGACGTACTTTGCTTTGTTTTTCCACCATAAGATAGGGTATCAAATTTAGTCTGGAGTTATCTTTGATATTAATGCATATACCTGTTTACGTAGTGCATGGCTTCATATACTTATATGAGAAGTTCTTTATTTAGTAAACTTATGCTTGAAGTGAAATTAGAGTTGCAGAAGTCACTTTCTTATTAAGGTAAAGAATCATTCTTG is a window of Lathyrus oleraceus cultivar Zhongwan6 chromosome 6, CAAS_Psat_ZW6_1.0, whole genome shotgun sequence DNA encoding:
- the LOC127091799 gene encoding phosphatidate phosphatase PAH2; translated protein: MQAWGRLGGYIRRGVCNVSGPFLPFGGAVDIIVVQQKDGSFKSSPWYVRFGKFHRVMKAAKREKVKVSVSVNGVETDFHMCLSPKGEAFFLHGNLQHGEGEEEEQEGQDEEEDGIGSMWCYDDIQVSGSNKRQFKSKSCNFRSEVPVVDRTSSRRSRMCRLVFGPSSDGGDGEDADADLVERAEIAAKLLDLRWSTNITFDELPYRERKKTQGDKLDKERGKTEESGEVLRLASEVCGEVHVHDKVLHTTTLQLPEGGKADGVTRSVHLERPVTDCGICDVADVGSRAKFQKSQTVNIGRRDRSVKKVSVNTPTSEQLSSLNLKEGRNTITFCFSTPMMGMRQIDARIFLWKWNTRIVISDVDGTITRSDVLGQFMPLVGIDWSQTGVAHLFSDIKENGYQLLFLSARAISQAHNTRQFLFNLNQDGKVLPDGPVVISPDGLFPSLYREVILRAPHEFKIACLEDIRALFPPDCNPFYAGFGNRDTDEISYLKVGIPKGKIFIINPKGEVSINRRYLDTNSYTSLHTLVNGMFPPTNSSEQEDYNSWNFWKLPPI